One Drosophila willistoni isolate 14030-0811.24 chromosome 2R unlocalized genomic scaffold, UCI_dwil_1.1 Seg167, whole genome shotgun sequence DNA segment encodes these proteins:
- the LOC6643887 gene encoding alpha-protein kinase 1 yields MATFTQDEIDFLKSHGNELCSKTWLGLWDPKRASQQQQDQRELIIDKYERKRYYLEPGSPLKSLNLKSSPAQNSNASAVRPNQNGHHHHHHQQQQQHQPNGVSLVGMSTNGYASIQLTPPAAQRTSNGQQKAVATVATASSTTAISRPQHHHHHNQHHHDAFGSLANGLTSLNSAGSTSTGALSDTSSCASNGFAAESDFVADFGSANIFDATSARSAGSPAVSSASSVSSTNGYAKVQPLRAAHLLQQQQQQQQQQALLNGSAISNGNTENFADFDHAPIYNAAAVSNSSNATAFHDWISDWSRRGFHDPFDDDDDADDANDFKILTPPPPVPPAPYCPPPADNEPAPMPSIDIGNFWSHQEEDDDDDEDQDAFCSQLSPLNPFLPYLNNERRQRNRSTAAGPSRSGTSFCSSFVPSNSYFTSSNDNSEEQPTNIFNGNFHDIFTWSAPLQNGHLNGGSKATPSKSSPSEDRYAALKDLDEQLRELKASETAPVVTNEAPTPTNGNGNGHFIETFGTGHIINNNNNPNPFKGQQQQLSNHIVNPFQQQQSQQNLYGQLTLIPNGYAINPQQQQQAAHPHPQQQQQQQQQQQQASFFNFNNNGYALSQGLPNACGFGMANNPFAANTNNPFL; encoded by the exons ATGGCCACTTTTACCCAGGATGAGATCGATTTCCTCAAATCGCATGGCAATGAGCTGTGCTCGAAAACCTGGCTGGGTCTATGGGATCCCAAGCGTGCCtctcaacagcagcaggatcAGCGGGAGCTAATCATCGATAAATATGAACGAAAGCGTTACTACTTGGAGCCGGGTAGTCCATTAAAGTCATTGAATCTAAAATCATCTCCAGCACAGAACTCCAATGCGAGTGCTGTTCGCCCAAATCAAAAtggtcatcatcatcatcatcatcagcagcagcagcagcatcaaccaAATGGAGTCAGTTTGGTAGGAATGTCGACCAATGGCTATGCGAGCATTCAACTGACGCCTCCTGCTGCTCAGCGTACATCGAATGGCCAACAGAAGGCAGTGGCAACGGTTGCCACCGCGTCCAGCACAACGGCAATCAGTCGACCTCAGCACCATCATCACCATAATCAGCATCATCATGATGCTTTTGGCTCTTTGGCAAATGGTCTGACTAGCCTAAATAGTGCCGGCTCCACATCGACGGGCGCATTGTCCGATACGAGCAGCTGTGCCAGCAATGGCTTTGCCGCCGAATCCGACTTTGTGGCCGACTTTGGTTCGGCCAATATCTTTGATGCCACATCGGCGAGGTCAGCGGGATCGCCAGCTGTCTCCTCTGCCTCGTCTGTTAGTTCGACCAATGGCTATGCAAAAGTACAACCATTGAGAGCGGCCCAtctgctgcagcagcagcaacagcaacagcagcagcaggcccTTCTCAATGGAAGTGCCATTTCAAATGGCAACACGGAGAATTTCGCAGACTTTGACCATGCCCCCATCTATAATGCAGCGG CTGTAAGCAACAGTTCAAATGCTACGGCTTTCCATGATTGGATCAGCGATTGGAGTAGACGAGGGTTTCATGATCcttttgatgatgatgacgatgctgatgatgctaatgattttaaaattttgacgCCACCTCCACCTGTGCCGCCTGCTCCCTACTGCCCCCCGCCCGCAGATAATGAACCAGCACCAATGCCTAGCATTGACATCGGTAACTTTTGGAGTCACCAAGAAgaagatgatgacgatgatgaagaTCAAGACGCGTTCTGCTCACAGTTGTCGCCTTTGAACCCCTTTCTACCTTATCTCAACAATGAGAGGCGGCAGCGAAACAGGTCAACAGCAGCAGGTCCTAGTCGAAGTGGGACATCTTTCTGTTCGTCCTTCGTTCCTTCCAATAGTTACTTTACCAGCAGCAATGATAACTCTGAAGAACAACCgacaaatattttcaatggCAATTTCCATGATATTTTCACATGGA GCGCGCCACTACAAAATGGACATCTTAACGGTGGCAGCAAGGCCACGCCGTCAAAGAGCAGTCCCAGTGAGGACCGTTATGCAGCCCTAAAGGACCTCGACGAGCAGCTACGTGAGCTGAAGGCCAGCGAGACGGCGCCAGTTGTAACAAATGAAGCACCCACGCCTACcaacggcaatggcaatggccaCTTTATTGAAACTTTTGGCACAG GCCACATcatcaataacaacaacaatccaaATCCCTTCAAgggccagcagcagcagctcagCAATCACATAGTGAATCCATTCCAGCAACAGCAATCGCAACAGAATCTCTATGGCCAGCTAACGCTCATACCAAATGGTTATGCAATCAATccccaacagcagcagcaggcggCACATCCTCatccacagcagcagcagcagcagcagcaacagcagcagcaagccagtttctttaattttaacaATAATGGTTACGCCTTAAGCCAGGGACTGCCTAATGCCTGTGGATTTGGCATGGCCAATAATCCCTTTGCA GCGAATACCAACAATCCGTTCTTATGA